One window of the Shewanella cyperi genome contains the following:
- the ftsA gene encoding cell division protein FtsA, translating to MTKNQDRNLIVGLDIGTSKVAVIIGEVLPDGEICVVGLGSHPSRGMDKGGVNDLDSIVRSVQRALDQAELMADCQVSSVYLSISGKHIACQNENGMVSINDEEVTQEDVDNVIHTARSVKIPNERRILHVLPQEYAIDVQEGIRSPIGMSGMRMEAKVHMVTCANDMAKNITKSVERCGLKVDDLVFSGIASADSVLTNDEKDLGVCLVDIGGGTTDIAVYTNGALRHCAVVPVAGNQVTSDIAKIFRTPLTHAEQIKVQYASARSAMVSREDSIDVPSVGGRPSRTMSRHTLAEVVEPRYQELFELVLKQLKDSGLEDQIAAGIVLTGGTASIEGAVDVAEATFGMPVRVASPLPVKGLYEYVDQPIYSTGVGLLHYGARRVIERQFERPERQGVTSLWNRVQSWFKGEF from the coding sequence ATGACCAAGAACCAGGATAGAAATCTGATAGTCGGATTGGACATAGGTACCTCCAAGGTCGCTGTGATCATTGGAGAGGTCTTGCCTGACGGAGAGATCTGCGTCGTTGGCCTGGGCAGTCATCCGTCCCGTGGTATGGACAAGGGCGGCGTCAACGATCTGGACTCCATAGTGCGCAGCGTACAGCGGGCGCTGGATCAGGCCGAGCTGATGGCCGATTGTCAGGTGTCCTCCGTGTACCTGAGCATTTCCGGCAAACACATCGCCTGTCAGAACGAAAACGGCATGGTGTCCATCAATGACGAGGAAGTGACCCAGGAAGATGTGGACAACGTGATCCACACGGCCCGTTCGGTGAAGATCCCCAACGAACGCCGCATCCTGCATGTGCTGCCCCAGGAATATGCCATCGACGTTCAGGAAGGCATCCGCAGCCCCATAGGTATGTCCGGCATGCGTATGGAGGCCAAGGTGCACATGGTCACCTGCGCCAATGACATGGCCAAGAACATTACCAAGAGCGTCGAGCGTTGCGGCCTGAAGGTGGACGATCTGGTGTTTTCCGGCATCGCCTCCGCCGACTCAGTGCTGACCAATGACGAGAAAGATCTCGGCGTCTGCCTGGTGGACATAGGTGGCGGTACCACGGATATCGCCGTCTATACCAATGGCGCTCTGCGTCACTGCGCCGTGGTACCGGTTGCCGGTAATCAGGTGACCAGTGATATCGCCAAGATTTTCCGTACACCGCTGACCCATGCCGAGCAAATCAAGGTGCAGTATGCCAGTGCCCGCAGTGCCATGGTCAGCCGCGAAGACAGTATCGATGTTCCGTCCGTGGGGGGACGGCCATCAAGGACCATGTCGCGCCATACCCTGGCCGAAGTGGTCGAACCCAGATATCAGGAGCTGTTTGAGCTGGTGCTCAAGCAGCTCAAGGACAGTGGTCTGGAAGATCAGATCGCTGCAGGCATAGTGCTGACCGGGGGGACTGCCTCCATCGAAGGGGCGGTCGATGTGGCCGAAGCCACCTTCGGTATGCCGGTCAGGGTCGCTTCACCGCTGCCGGTGAAGGGCTTGTACGAATATGTGGACCAGCCGATTTACTCCACCGGGGTAGGCTTGCTCCACTATGGGGCCAGAAGGGTTATCGAACGTCAGTTCGAGCGCCCCGAACGCCAAGGGGTCACCAGTCTCTGGAATCGGGTCCAGAGCTGGTTTAAAGGTGAATTTTAA
- the ftsZ gene encoding cell division protein FtsZ — MFEIMETHSDEAVIKVIGVGGGGGNAVEHMVKHNIEGVEFVATNTDAQALRKSAAGSTIQLGRDVTKGLGAGANPEVGRAAAEEDRENIRAAIRGSDMIFIAAGMGGGTGTGAAPVVAQIAREEGILTVAVVTKPFPFEGKKRMAYAEQGIAELAKYVDSLITIPNEKLLKVLGRGTSLLDAFAAANNVLLGAVQGIAELITRPGLINVDFADVKTVMSEMGNAMMGTGVASGDDRAEEAAEAAVASPLLEDIDLAGARGVLVNITAGMDMSIEEFETVGNHVKAYASDNATVVVGAVIDPEMSNELRVTVVATGIGADKKPDIQLVHKAQPRIEPVIQVEPRIEPMVTEEPVYQTHTAAMAKSNAAPQVNPTPAPAVKNELDYLDIPAFLRKQAD; from the coding sequence ATGTTTGAAATCATGGAAACCCATTCCGACGAGGCGGTGATCAAGGTCATCGGTGTCGGTGGTGGCGGTGGTAACGCCGTCGAGCATATGGTGAAGCACAATATCGAAGGTGTGGAGTTTGTGGCCACCAACACGGATGCCCAGGCGCTGCGCAAGTCCGCCGCCGGGTCCACCATCCAGTTGGGTCGTGATGTCACCAAGGGCCTGGGTGCCGGAGCAAACCCTGAAGTGGGTCGTGCCGCAGCCGAGGAAGACAGGGAAAATATCCGTGCCGCTATCCGCGGTTCGGACATGATCTTTATCGCTGCCGGTATGGGCGGTGGTACAGGTACGGGCGCCGCACCTGTTGTGGCCCAGATTGCCAGGGAAGAAGGCATTCTGACCGTAGCCGTGGTCACCAAGCCGTTCCCCTTCGAAGGCAAGAAGCGTATGGCCTATGCCGAGCAGGGTATCGCCGAACTGGCCAAGTATGTGGACTCGCTGATCACCATACCCAACGAGAAGTTGCTCAAGGTACTGGGTCGCGGTACCTCGCTGCTCGATGCCTTTGCTGCCGCCAACAACGTGCTGCTGGGTGCTGTACAGGGTATTGCCGAGCTGATCACCCGCCCAGGTCTTATCAACGTCGACTTCGCCGACGTGAAGACAGTGATGTCCGAAATGGGCAACGCCATGATGGGTACAGGTGTGGCCAGCGGTGACGACCGCGCAGAAGAAGCCGCCGAAGCCGCCGTCGCCAGCCCACTGCTGGAAGACATAGATCTCGCAGGTGCCCGCGGCGTGTTGGTGAACATCACCGCCGGTATGGATATGAGCATTGAAGAGTTCGAGACTGTGGGTAACCACGTCAAGGCTTATGCCTCTGATAACGCCACTGTGGTGGTGGGTGCGGTTATCGATCCTGAAATGAGCAACGAGCTGCGGGTAACTGTGGTTGCCACAGGTATCGGCGCCGACAAGAAGCCCGATATCCAGCTGGTACACAAGGCGCAGCCACGGATTGAGCCTGTGATCCAGGTTGAGCCTCGCATTGAGCCCATGGTGACCGAAGAGCCTGTATACCAGACTCACACTGCCGCCATGGCCAAGAGCAACGCCGCACCACAGGTGAACCCGACGCCTGCGCCTGCGGTGAAGAACGAGCTTGATTATCTGGACATTCCTGCCTTCCTGCGCAAACAGGCGGATTGA
- the lpxC gene encoding UDP-3-O-acyl-N-acetylglucosamine deacetylase has product MIFQRTVQNMVKSTGVGLHSGNKVTLTIKPAPINAGITLVRTDLTPAVEIPAKADQVRETTMCTALVNDEGVRISTIEHLFAALAGLGIDNAIIEVDAPEIPIMDGSASPFVFLLQTAGIQEQAAPKKYLRIKRTVRVEDGDKWAELRPHQGFRVNFAIDFKHPEIARSQQHMVMDFSSTAFVKDISRARTFGFMRDIEYLRANNLALGGSMENAVVLDEYRVLNPDGLRYEDEFVKHKILDAFGDLYVAGHAIVGEFCAFKTGHALNNQLVRALLAQQDAWELVSFEKEADVPVSFMVPQGAVLA; this is encoded by the coding sequence ATGATTTTTCAAAGAACTGTTCAAAACATGGTAAAGAGCACTGGGGTCGGATTGCATTCCGGCAACAAGGTGACTTTGACCATAAAACCCGCACCCATAAACGCCGGAATTACTCTGGTGCGTACCGATTTGACGCCGGCGGTGGAAATCCCTGCCAAGGCCGATCAGGTACGTGAAACCACTATGTGCACCGCACTGGTGAATGACGAAGGGGTTCGCATTTCGACCATTGAGCATCTGTTCGCCGCGCTTGCCGGTTTGGGCATAGACAACGCGATCATCGAAGTGGATGCGCCGGAAATACCGATAATGGATGGCAGTGCCAGTCCATTTGTATTCCTGCTGCAAACCGCCGGTATTCAGGAACAGGCCGCACCCAAGAAGTATCTCAGGATCAAACGCACTGTGCGTGTTGAAGACGGCGATAAGTGGGCCGAATTGCGTCCACACCAGGGGTTCAGGGTCAATTTTGCCATTGACTTCAAGCACCCCGAGATTGCCCGCAGTCAACAGCACATGGTGATGGACTTCTCCAGCACCGCGTTTGTCAAAGACATCAGCCGCGCCCGAACCTTTGGTTTTATGCGCGATATCGAGTATCTGCGTGCCAACAACCTGGCACTGGGTGGCAGCATGGAAAATGCTGTGGTGCTTGACGAATACCGCGTCCTCAACCCCGATGGCCTGCGTTATGAGGATGAGTTCGTAAAGCACAAGATCCTGGATGCCTTTGGTGATCTTTACGTTGCCGGGCACGCGATAGTCGGTGAGTTCTGTGCCTTCAAAACAGGCCATGCCCTGAACAACCAATTGGTCAGGGCCCTGCTGGCACAGCAGGATGCCTGGGAACTGGTGAGCTTCGAAAAAGAAGCCGATGTTCCGGTCAGCTTTATGGTGCCCCAGGGCGCCGTGCTGGCCTAA
- a CDS encoding DUF721 domain-containing protein, which produces MKKLPQDLSLLLHQAGQLPDLAEKAELLTNLNHAVKQMLSGPVTEQLKVANLRQGILIIETTTAAWAARINFQKSALLARLQAETLPMLTSIEVKVNPGLAMYTPISRNNTNQLSETAAAHINALAEHTEGSLGQKLKRLAALASRKRQS; this is translated from the coding sequence ATGAAGAAGCTTCCCCAGGACCTCAGTCTGCTGCTTCACCAGGCAGGTCAGCTGCCGGATCTTGCAGAAAAAGCAGAACTGCTGACCAATCTGAATCACGCGGTGAAACAGATGCTTTCTGGTCCGGTGACGGAGCAGCTCAAAGTGGCCAATCTCCGCCAGGGTATTCTTATTATTGAAACCACCACGGCTGCCTGGGCAGCCAGGATAAACTTCCAAAAGTCCGCATTATTGGCACGGCTCCAGGCCGAAACGCTCCCAATGCTTACCTCTATCGAGGTTAAAGTCAACCCGGGATTGGCTATGTATACGCCAATCTCACGCAATAACACCAATCAATTGAGCGAAACGGCTGCCGCACACATCAATGCCCTGGCCGAGCACACCGAAGGATCCCTGGGCCAGAAACTAAAACGGCTGGCTGCATTAGCCAGCCGTAAAAGGCAGTCTTAA
- a CDS encoding M23 family metallopeptidase, protein MSVTVFIQGRNGVTRWQPGKRWLLLPFLLLAAGTGFYQYNSDRFESQRARVEGEREAREAQKKQVLELKSATETQLATLVTYVARMQAKMTRLEALGQQLAQNYQLEDQFDFSAEVGVGGMSELGSSIELGQLIEDMDKLAFRIDNNDAQMALLETVTSNLHIDEERFVSGRPVSKGWLSSPYGLRNDPFTGRRTMHKGIDFAGTEGADVLATAGGVVTWAGNMFGYGELVEIDHGNGLRTRYGHNQALSVTVGDVVAKGEKIASMGSTGRSTGPHVHYEVLRSGQQIDPQKFVYRKAG, encoded by the coding sequence ATGAGTGTAACAGTTTTTATTCAAGGTCGGAATGGCGTGACCCGTTGGCAGCCAGGCAAACGCTGGTTGCTGTTGCCTTTTCTGCTGCTGGCGGCAGGCACCGGCTTTTACCAATACAACAGCGATCGCTTTGAATCGCAACGGGCCCGTGTCGAAGGTGAGCGCGAGGCCCGTGAAGCCCAGAAAAAACAGGTGTTGGAACTTAAATCCGCCACCGAAACCCAACTTGCCACCCTGGTGACCTACGTTGCCCGGATGCAGGCAAAAATGACCCGTCTTGAAGCGCTGGGGCAGCAGCTCGCCCAAAACTACCAACTGGAAGATCAATTTGATTTCTCCGCTGAAGTGGGTGTGGGTGGTATGAGCGAACTCGGCAGCAGCATAGAACTTGGTCAGCTTATTGAGGACATGGATAAGCTGGCATTCAGAATTGATAACAATGACGCTCAGATGGCGCTGCTTGAAACAGTGACATCCAATCTCCATATAGATGAAGAGCGTTTTGTATCAGGGCGTCCGGTCAGCAAAGGCTGGCTATCTTCGCCCTACGGTTTACGCAATGATCCCTTCACCGGCCGCAGAACCATGCATAAAGGCATAGACTTTGCGGGTACAGAAGGGGCGGATGTCCTCGCCACCGCCGGTGGTGTGGTGACATGGGCAGGGAACATGTTTGGCTATGGCGAATTGGTGGAGATAGATCATGGTAATGGTCTGCGCACCCGTTATGGTCACAATCAAGCTTTGTCAGTAACTGTGGGTGACGTGGTCGCCAAGGGCGAGAAAATTGCCTCAATGGGAAGTACTGGGCGGTCTACCGGCCCCCATGTGCATTATGAAGTGTTGCGCAGTGGACAGCAGATCGATCCGCAGAAGTTCGTCTACCGCAAGGCTGGTTAA
- the secA gene encoding preprotein translocase subunit SecA, which produces MLGKLLTKIFGSRNDRTLKALGKVVNQINALESEYEQLSDEALRAKTAEFRERLEKGETLDDIMAEAFATVREASKRVFEMRHFDVQLLGGMVLDSNRIAEMRTGEGKTLTATLPAYLNGLTGKGVHVITVNDYLARRDAENNRPLFEFLGLTVGINVAGLSQADKKAAYNADITYGTNNEFGFDYLRDNMAFAPQDRVQRPLHYALIDEVDSILIDEARTPLIISGAAEDSSELYVRVNKLIPSLVRQDKEDTEEYVGEGDYTIDEKAKQVHMTERGQEKVEQLLIEAGLLAEGDSLYSAANISLLHHVNAALRAHTLFEKDVDYVVQNGEVVIVDEHTGRTMPGRRWSEGLHQAVEAKEGVHIQNENQTLASITFQNYFRLYEKLAGMTGTADTEAFEFQHIYGLDTVVVPTNRPMIRNDMADLVYLTAREKYQAIIADIKDCRERGQPVLVGTISIEQSELLSRLLNQEKIPHQVLNAKFHEKEAEIVAQAGRSGAVTVATNMAGRGTDIVLGGNWKSEIEALENPTDEEIAKIRADWEVRHNAVVEAGGLHILGTERHESRRIDNQLRGRSGRQGDPGSSRFYLSMEDSLMRIFASERVSNMMKKLGMEEGEAIEHPWVSRAIENAQRKVEARNFDIRKQLLEFDDVANDQRQVVYAQRNELMDAESIEATINNIQADVVNGVIDQYIPPQSVEELWDVAGLEERLAQEFALRLPVQEWLDKEEDLHEDTLRERILDVWNQAYQAKAQMVGPQVLRQFEKAVMMQTLDGLWKEHLAAMDHLRQGIHLRGYAQKNPKQEYKRESFELFQQMLETLKHDVIAILSKVQVQAQSEVEEMEARRRQEEARMQREYQHAQAEALVGGDDNAAELASGIPIVRDGEKVGRNDPCPCGSGKKYKQCHGKLT; this is translated from the coding sequence ATGTTAGGTAAATTACTGACAAAAATTTTTGGTAGCCGCAACGACCGCACCCTCAAGGCCCTTGGCAAAGTCGTTAACCAGATCAACGCGCTGGAAAGCGAATACGAGCAACTGTCCGATGAAGCCCTGAGGGCGAAAACGGCAGAATTCCGCGAGCGCCTGGAGAAGGGGGAAACCCTGGATGACATCATGGCCGAGGCTTTCGCCACTGTACGTGAAGCGTCCAAACGCGTCTTTGAAATGCGTCACTTTGATGTGCAGCTGCTCGGCGGCATGGTACTGGACAGTAACCGCATCGCCGAAATGCGTACCGGTGAAGGTAAAACCCTGACCGCAACCCTGCCGGCCTACCTCAACGGTCTGACCGGTAAAGGCGTACACGTAATCACAGTCAACGATTACCTGGCCCGCCGCGATGCTGAAAATAACCGTCCCCTGTTTGAATTCCTCGGCCTGACCGTAGGCATCAACGTGGCTGGCCTGAGCCAGGCTGACAAGAAAGCCGCCTACAACGCCGACATCACCTACGGTACCAACAACGAGTTCGGTTTTGACTACCTGCGTGACAATATGGCCTTCGCGCCTCAGGACAGGGTACAACGTCCGCTGCATTATGCGCTGATCGACGAAGTGGACTCCATCCTGATCGACGAGGCCCGTACCCCACTGATCATCTCCGGTGCTGCTGAAGACAGCTCCGAACTCTATGTTCGGGTCAATAAACTGATCCCCAGTCTGGTGCGTCAGGATAAGGAAGACACCGAAGAGTATGTCGGTGAAGGTGACTACACCATTGACGAGAAGGCCAAGCAGGTGCACATGACCGAACGCGGTCAGGAAAAGGTCGAGCAGCTGCTGATCGAGGCGGGCTTGCTTGCCGAAGGCGATTCTCTGTACTCAGCCGCCAACATTTCTCTGCTGCATCACGTCAATGCTGCCCTGCGTGCCCACACCCTGTTCGAAAAGGACGTGGATTACGTGGTGCAAAACGGCGAAGTGGTGATAGTGGATGAACACACAGGCCGTACCATGCCCGGCCGCCGTTGGTCCGAAGGTCTGCATCAGGCGGTGGAAGCCAAAGAAGGCGTCCACATTCAAAACGAAAACCAGACTCTGGCCTCCATTACCTTCCAGAACTACTTCCGCCTGTATGAGAAGTTGGCCGGAATGACAGGTACCGCCGATACCGAAGCGTTCGAATTCCAGCACATCTATGGTTTGGATACAGTGGTGGTGCCCACCAACAGGCCGATGATCCGCAACGACATGGCCGATCTGGTGTACCTCACAGCCCGTGAGAAATACCAGGCCATCATCGCCGACATCAAAGATTGCCGTGAGCGTGGTCAACCCGTGCTCGTGGGTACCATCTCTATTGAGCAGTCCGAGCTGCTGTCGCGCTTGCTGAACCAGGAAAAGATCCCCCATCAGGTACTGAACGCCAAGTTCCACGAGAAGGAAGCGGAAATTGTAGCCCAGGCGGGTCGCAGTGGAGCTGTGACCGTGGCCACCAACATGGCAGGTCGTGGTACCGACATTGTGCTCGGTGGTAACTGGAAGTCAGAAATTGAAGCCCTGGAAAACCCAACCGACGAAGAGATAGCTAAGATCCGTGCCGATTGGGAAGTACGCCACAACGCTGTGGTGGAAGCCGGCGGTCTGCATATTCTCGGTACCGAGCGTCATGAATCCCGTCGTATCGACAACCAGCTCCGTGGTCGTTCCGGTCGTCAAGGGGATCCGGGCTCATCCCGTTTCTACCTGTCCATGGAAGACAGCCTGATGCGTATCTTCGCCTCCGAGCGTGTATCCAACATGATGAAGAAGCTGGGGATGGAAGAGGGCGAAGCCATTGAGCATCCATGGGTATCCCGCGCCATTGAAAATGCCCAGCGTAAAGTTGAGGCCCGTAACTTCGATATCCGTAAGCAGTTGCTGGAATTTGACGATGTGGCCAACGACCAACGTCAGGTGGTTTACGCCCAGCGCAACGAACTGATGGATGCGGAAAGTATCGAGGCCACCATCAACAACATTCAGGCCGATGTAGTCAACGGCGTGATCGACCAGTACATTCCTCCTCAGTCTGTGGAAGAGCTGTGGGACGTTGCCGGTCTGGAAGAACGTCTGGCTCAGGAGTTCGCGCTGCGCTTGCCGGTGCAGGAGTGGCTGGATAAGGAAGAAGATCTGCATGAGGACACGCTGCGTGAGCGCATTCTCGATGTATGGAACCAGGCTTACCAGGCCAAGGCTCAGATGGTTGGTCCCCAGGTGCTGCGTCAGTTTGAAAAAGCCGTGATGATGCAGACCCTTGATGGCCTGTGGAAAGAACACCTGGCTGCCATGGATCATTTGCGTCAGGGTATCCATCTGCGCGGTTATGCCCAGAAGAACCCCAAGCAGGAATATAAGCGTGAATCCTTTGAGCTGTTCCAGCAGATGCTGGAAACCCTCAAGCATGATGTGATTGCCATCCTCTCCAAGGTGCAGGTGCAAGCCCAATCGGAAGTGGAAGAGATGGAAGCGCGCCGCCGTCAGGAAGAAGCCCGTATGCAGCGCGAGTATCAACACGCCCAGGCTGAAGCCTTGGTAGGTGGTGACGATAATGCCGCTGAATTGGCCTCTGGTATCCCGATTGTTCGTGACGGCGAGAAGGTAGGCCGCAATGATCCTTGTCCTTGCGGCTCAGGTAAGAAATATAAGCAATGTCATGGCAAGTTGACCTGA